ttataatggATGTAAAGCCAATCGGCGTGATAATGGTAAATTTGATGAGAAATCGGTATTAGGGAAATACTGCAAGACGTTGCCATAATTTACCTCAGAAGCTGTTTTCCCAACCGGCACTATATTGTTGTCCTTTTTGGCTATGCTTTCgagctgaaaaaaaaacataaatcaaaTCATCATAGATAGAGATACCGACTGGATAAGTTAAGTGTGTtgaaactatttttataaaatgcaaaatcGAAATGCGATCGATCAGAAACTTgctatatttttaattttacataaaatgttgCGTACCCAAAGATCGTGCTCCTTCTCCAGCTGTTCTAGCTCGTTTTCGTCATCACATGGACGATCTACTGTAAACCAAAGAGGATCTATTGCACCGGGAACAAGACTGGGAAAGCGAAatgtcattttgaatttttcatcaCATTACAACTGGAAATATATTGTGCAAACTAAAAGTTAATTTCGCAACAACAACCTTCACAGATCCGGAAAGTCGACGACCAAAcaataaagaaacattttctctccagtttttaatttgtttttttatgtatttttttaacattttcaaaaaattcttcCAAAACACACAACAGAAAAATATAGTGATAGTTTCGCTTGCGTTAaatttggaagggggggggggggggtcggggccggaaaaaaatggaattaatgTCTTTTATTCCAAAAGAAATAGATGCGCATATTTATTCGGACAAAAtagataaatgtttttgttcttACGAAATAGATAATTGTTGGGAAGAATTTACAGTTTGTACGGGCGATTATTTGTTCGGTTGAATTATGTATATACGAGTCAGTTGAGTATATCATGTATATCATGTGTGTATATCAGTTCAGACGAATTAGTTGTTTGTTCGGACTAACTCTTAGACGCCAAAAGTTTGTTTTCActatattataaaatgaaaaccaTCATTTTTGCAAAGAATTGCTAAAAAGGTCACCCCTTCACCgatataaatttagaatttcTTCTGCTTTTTTTGGCATAATTTTAAACATCTAGCTCCGCAAGCCAACTTGTGGAGGAGCAGAGTGGattgtaaatgaattttataatattttcctgATTTAAATTTGTTCCCGAGATTTGATGTTACCAACCCAAACTACcgttaagatttttaacttgcacATTGCAAAAGTGAAAGATTTATAAAAGAACTGTTctgtttaatatcaaattttacaaatgatttaactgtcataaaaataattcaatgtaatatttttaaaaaagtgcaaaatgaATCTGTATAAATCAATATGTTTCCTCAAATTCTGATGAAACACCTTTGAAAAATTAATCTTGCTTTCAATGAAATGTATATGGGTGGAAGTAATTAGCATGCGagtgtttttggaaaaataagttatttgttcggatgaTTTAGGTATAGTTGTGCGGACGTTCATGTACTGTAAGAAGTACTGAAGGGTACATTTTTACTCACGTCATGCCATAACTAACTTCCATCCTTTAACGTTTACCGACATCTCGGCAAACTGTGACGTATTTTAAAGTGTAAACCTTAAAATATGAAAGCAGTTCAGACAACCAAAAATCGAACAACAGTCCACCAATCTGCTTGGGGATCGCTACTTCATGGAGCCCAACTCTCTGCCGACTGTAATTTACAGAATGTACCGACGATCCCCCGTTTAGGGCTCAGCAACTGCTCAAGAAACAGTCGTTTCCGACACCATCAGAAAATagcattttgtaaaatatattaaaataaaaaaaaagaaaatgcacaAATCCCAAGTCTCTTTGTCACAAGCGCTTTCTGAATATTCACATGAATACGGATGATTTAAAGGTATGCAATGTATAATGAATGGATATGgatcaattttgaatcattttaaactagttaaatatgtattgctagataacaatgaaagtgaaatgaaccaaattcacatgactgacaacatataaaaagccggtcattttgcaccttaaattttttttaaagagttatctccccttggtgaaaaaaaaagaaaaagaaaattttaatttcgtcaaaatatctgcggtaaatgattcattttatttcatattttaataaagagaaagtttatgcatgtattaaccaagagTTCCACtaattttaagttactttttacaatatcttaataaaacatacattgcccatagacttcaatgcaaaattcaaggtgtaatgttgaaaattcctttggtggagtatttttatttgataacaccttcaaaatgatatcatgattaagaatatcggaccattcatttataaggtacaaaatgtggttgttatacatcgaataccttaatCCAGAAAGTGCAGCATTTGATAAAGCTTGTGATAAAGAAACTTTAGAACTAtgcattttctgttttatttttactgtGTGACACCATTTTTGAATACTGGTAAATTATATATGCTCCTGCTACTTTTATCATTGGGTTTtctcccgggggggggggggtgttatatTGTGAAgtttgtaaaaaatgacgtatTGATTATGCTGGGAATCAATtgcaagccttgtttacataacaaagaattgccagctctgtatcttgctcatTACTCTACTACTGACACTCGGATTATAGTTGATCATTAGGAATGCATTACTAAAGtattacaaacaataaaaaataaaaaaaaaattgaccaaaatcgtgaccatgtgcCTCAAACAAACATGCTTTTCACTgctttgtactttttttttaatgataaacaaaacaaaaatagtgTCTCTCATGCTAAAGCTTTTAATATGCTGATTCTTTCGTTTGTCAGAAATGTCCTGATTAACTTCTCCACTGGTTCTTCACTACGCCCCATTTGTTTCACCATTGTCAGCTTGAAGTCCTCCTTCACCACTTTGTTCACACCTCTTGTCACCGTTCGTTGTCTGGAAAAGTAAAAGGCCGAAAAATAGATCAAACCTTAGTGGTATTGcttaaatcaattttcttttttggccaaaacagttaaaaaattgaataagtATGACAggtaattttgtttacattctttttattttattttattctattattttttttttaaacaaacgtCTTCTTTCTCTTTCTTATTAACAAATGACAATACATGCTGCAACCATTTATAAGCCCATGAGTTTATTATCTGATACAAAGTTTCAATGtaattttacatgcattatttttttaaaaagagtttatgaataaaacaatgtacatgtatttaataaatatgatattgtgtatCTAAAGATTTTTAGGTGTgacaaggggaataactcaattttACTTGTGTGAATGTGACAGGTTGTTAGTACCTTGTGCAAGGGTGCATAAAAACTAAATATGAATATtgttttgcttaaaaaaaacatcaagaGGCATCATATGCTGGCTGCTTAGACACATTTTTATAACCCCAACCATACCTTCCAGTACAAACTAATGTATACGAGGAGGGGAatgtatttatcaaataaacctaaatatttcataaataagaaTGTCCAACAGTTACACACAGAATTAGTATACAAGTATCTTACTGGGCTATGACTTTAGTGCTGGTTGGCAGGATGTCCAGATTTACTTTTCCTCCTTCAAGTGTTTTCAAAAATGCTATTTCCTCTAAAATGTCAACATCTGTGGTTCTTGTTaagatacatatacaatgtacattagaACAGAATGCATATACACAAGTACACATTATCCCAAGCTTCTAAAAATCATTTGgttaatgaacatttatttcTGTGCAAGAGGTATATGTGAAGTATTTAAATTCTATCATATAATTCAtatccattttaaaaaaaaaaagtattatttcaagttcat
The nucleotide sequence above comes from Magallana gigas chromosome 2, xbMagGiga1.1, whole genome shotgun sequence. Encoded proteins:
- the LOC105340169 gene encoding anaphase-promoting complex subunit 15 encodes the protein MTFRFPSLVPGAIDPLWFTVDRPCDDENELEQLEKEHDLWLESIAKKDNNIVPVGKTASEHLEDDEEDEDDEEGDDDDESDTNDDELDTDMLDERDSGDDAG